ACGGCACCTGGTAGCTACCCTCGTAGCTCCAGGTTTGGGGCTTGATGCGCCCATACTCGTAGCGGTTACGGAACTGGTGGCCCTGGCCCAGGAAGTTTACATCGCGCAGCCCAATAACGCCCGCGCCCACATCCCGCACCTGCACCGAGCCGCTGATGCTGAACACGTCCCGCGTGATGACTTCAATATCCACGCTGTCCTGGGAGGTGGTTTGCTCATTTACGAACACGCGGGCATCGGCAATTTCCGCGGTCTGGCGCAGCAAACGCTCTGACTCGGCCAGATCCTGCGGCTCCAGCTCTTCGCCCACCCGAAACTGCAGCACCTGCCGCACCCGCGCCCGGGAGGTTTTGATATGGAGCGTATTGGCTGATTTCTCCAGAATGTTGCGTGGCTTGCGGTTGGGGTCGTTCAGGCGGTAGCCAAAGGCATCCAGTGTGCTGATGTTGATGCGCCGCACCACTTTGTAGCTGTGCCGGTCATACTGCCGATCCAGCAGCTCGGCGTCCAGGCCGGCACGCTCCTCGCGGCGCCCGGTAAAGTTGAACAGGGCGGCCGCAGCTTTTCCGGCAATGGTTTTGCGCTTGGTATAGGCTTTCAGGCTATTCAGAATGCGTTCCTGGTCCAGGCGGCGGCGCAGGGAGTCGGGGCGGGTTGCGCCAATAGAGTCGGGGGGCGTTATGGGGCGCTCGGGCTGCTGGGCCCAGGCCGGCAGGCACAGCAGCAACAGCCCGGCCAGCAGCAGCCAGCAGGCCGCACCGGGCCGGCGTAAGGTAGATAGCGGAGAAAGCACCCGAAAGCGAGCCGTCGGGTTGGGCGACGAGCTCAGGCAAGATACGGGTTCCGGAGGAGGTGCCGGAATAACCAGGGGAAAGAAGCGCCTCATGCCGAAAAATACTGCCCGCTAAAGCCCAGACCCAAAAGGTAAGCAGGCTGTAAACGAAGCCTGCTTTTTCAGAGTTGGCCGGCGAACTATTTCTAAAAAAATTAGCTTAGTAGTATAGTGTAGTATTGAGTGGAATAGAATAGTTTTAACCCCGGAAACAGCCTATTTGATGAACGAGCGAATTCAGGAAAAGCTAAGTATTTTGGCAGATGCCGCCAAGTACGATGTGTCCTGCTCCAGCAGCGGCGGCAAGCGAAAAAATGAGAACCGTGGCCTGGGCAATGCCGAGGGCATGGGCATCTGCCACAGCTATACTGAGGATGGCCGCTGCGTGAGTTTGCTGAAAATTTTGCTCACCAACCACTGCATTTTCGACTGCGCCTACTGCGTATCGCGCCGCAGCAATGACGTGAAGCGCGCCGCCTTTACCGTAGATGAAGTAGTGGACCTGACCATGAACTTCTACCGCCGCAACTACATCGAAGGTCTGTTTTTAAGCAGCGGCATTTTTTCCTCCCCCGACTATACCATGGAGCGGCTGGTGCGCATCATCAAAAAGCTGCGCACCGAGCACAAGTTCAACGGCTACATTCACGTGAAAGCCATTCCGGGCGCTTCCGAGGAGCTGATCCAGGAAGCCGGCCTGTACGCCGACCGCCTGAGCGTGAATATTGAGCTGCCCTCGGAAATGAGCCTGACCAAGCTGGCACCCGAGAAGAACTACCAGGAAATTCTGACGCCCATGGCGCAAATCCGGGACGGCATCATTCTGAATAAAGAAGAAAAGTCGCTGTTCAAGAAAGTGCCGCAGTTTGCCACGGCCGGCCAAAGCACCCAGCTGATTGTGGGCGCCTCCGCTGAAAACGACCATCAGATTATTCAGCTTACCGACTCGCTCTACAAAGGCTACGGGCTGAAGCGCGTGTACTACTCCGGCTACATTCCCGTGACCGACGACGCCCGCCTGCCGCAGGTAACGCAGCCCCCACTCATCCGGGAGCACCGCCTGTACCAGACGGATTGGCTGATGCGCTTCTACGGCTTTCAGGTCGATGAAATCCTGGACCCCGCCCACCCTTTCCTGGACCTGGAAATCGACCCCAAGCTGGCCTGGGCCCTGCGCAACCGCCACGTTTTCCCGGTAGATGTGAATACTGCTGATTTTGAAATGATTCTGCGCATTCCCGGTGTGGGCGCGCGCTCCGCGAAGCGCATTGTGGCGGCCCGGCGGTTTGCGCCCATCACCCTGGACCACCTGCACAAGTTTGGGGTGGTGCTGAAGCGCGCCAAGTTCTTTCTTACCTGCCGCGGCCAGGCCCTGGAAAAGCGGGAGTTTGATGAGCAGACCATCCGCCGCCAGATTCTATTCGGCGCGGGCTCGGTCCGTTCCGCCCTCGTCACCCAGCAGCTCGATTTGTTTGCCCAGGCTTCCTAAGCCCGGTTTTCTTCCTCTGATTTTCTAAAGTGCCCTTTCTCCCTTACCAGAAACCTTCTCTCAACTTACAGCCATGACTGTTTCTCATCGCGCCGCCGACGCGTCGGCCGCCACCTCCGCCAAAACCGATAAAGTTGCCCGTATGGCCTGCTGCTGCAAGCTAGCCGACCTGCTGCCGCTGGTGCGCCAAATGCACCAGGAAGCCGCCCGCAGTAACGCGGCACAAACGGCCGGGCGCTCCGAAGCGGCATAATCCGGTTGCAGCGCAGCAACTTTCGGCCTAGCTAAAGGGTAGGAGGCCTATGGCTTTCGACCTGGAACATCACCAAGTGCCCACCAACGGCATCATGCTGCACGTAGTGCAGTGCGGCCTTCCGGCCGGGCCGCTGGTGGTACTGCTGCACGGCTTTCCGGAGTTCTGGTACGGCTGGCGCCATCAGATACCGGCGCTGGCTGCGGCTGGTTTCCGGGTGTGGGCCCCCGACCAGCGCGGCTACAACCTCAGCAGCAAGCCCCCACGCGTAGCCGATTATACCATTGACACCTTGGGAGCTGATATTCTGGGGTTACTGGAGGCTGCCGGCCGTGAGAAAGCCACGGTCATTGGTCACGACTGGGGGGCGGCCGTGGCGTGGTGGCTGGCCGCGCATCATCCGGAGCGGTTGCGGCGGGTAGCCATTCTGAATGTACCGCACCCGGCGGTGCTTAGACAGGCGCTGCGCCAGATGCCGCGACAGCTGCTTAAAAGCTGGTATATCTTCTTCTTTCAGCTGCCCTGGCTGCCCGAGAAACTGTTTCGGCGGCGTCAGTTCCGGTTTGGCCGGGGCGCTTTGCGCGGCACCAGCCGCCCCGGAACTTTTACTTCCGAGGATTTGCACCGCTACACGGAGGCCTGGGCCCAGCCGGGTACCCTCACCGGCATGCTGAACTGGTACCGGGCCGCGTTTCGAAGGCATAGACTAGGAAAACAGGCTATGAAAAATATATCTATCCCAGTGCGCATTCTCTGGGGAAAGCAGGATGCTTTTCTGGAGCCGGAGTTAGCGCAGCTGAGTTTGCCGCTCTGTGAGCAGGGCGAGCTACTCTATTTCGGGGATGCTACCCACTGGCTGCATCAGGAGGAGCCAGCAGCGGTAAATATGCTGCTGTTGGAATTTATGCAGGCCGATAAACCGGCTTCTGCTGTCTGATAATATACCCATGAGCCGTTCCCTGACGCCCCTGCACCCGCGCAAACCAGCGAAGCCA
The Hymenobacter sp. DG25B genome window above contains:
- a CDS encoding putative DNA modification/repair radical SAM protein is translated as MNERIQEKLSILADAAKYDVSCSSSGGKRKNENRGLGNAEGMGICHSYTEDGRCVSLLKILLTNHCIFDCAYCVSRRSNDVKRAAFTVDEVVDLTMNFYRRNYIEGLFLSSGIFSSPDYTMERLVRIIKKLRTEHKFNGYIHVKAIPGASEELIQEAGLYADRLSVNIELPSEMSLTKLAPEKNYQEILTPMAQIRDGIILNKEEKSLFKKVPQFATAGQSTQLIVGASAENDHQIIQLTDSLYKGYGLKRVYYSGYIPVTDDARLPQVTQPPLIREHRLYQTDWLMRFYGFQVDEILDPAHPFLDLEIDPKLAWALRNRHVFPVDVNTADFEMILRIPGVGARSAKRIVAARRFAPITLDHLHKFGVVLKRAKFFLTCRGQALEKREFDEQTIRRQILFGAGSVRSALVTQQLDLFAQAS
- a CDS encoding alpha/beta fold hydrolase, whose protein sequence is MAFDLEHHQVPTNGIMLHVVQCGLPAGPLVVLLHGFPEFWYGWRHQIPALAAAGFRVWAPDQRGYNLSSKPPRVADYTIDTLGADILGLLEAAGREKATVIGHDWGAAVAWWLAAHHPERLRRVAILNVPHPAVLRQALRQMPRQLLKSWYIFFFQLPWLPEKLFRRRQFRFGRGALRGTSRPGTFTSEDLHRYTEAWAQPGTLTGMLNWYRAAFRRHRLGKQAMKNISIPVRILWGKQDAFLEPELAQLSLPLCEQGELLYFGDATHWLHQEEPAAVNMLLLEFMQADKPASAV